One Legionella lytica genomic window, AGTGGCCAAAATGGTACGCAGTGAAAGCCCTAACCAAATCAGCCGTGAAAGTGGCAAACGACGTGTCGTGGTGACCGCGAATGTGAGAAATCGGGATTTACGCTCTTTTGTTAGCGAAGCGAAAGAACGTATTGAACAAACGGTCAAAATACCTAGTGGTTATTGGACACGATGGGGCGGTCAATTTGAACAACTGCAATCCGCTTCAAAGCGTCTACAAATTGTCGTGCCTATAACGTTATTGGGAATTTTCTTACTTTTATTTATGAGCTTTGGAAATATAAGTAATGCCTTTTTAGTATTTTCTGGCATTCCTTTGGCCTTAACTGGAGGCGTTTTTGCCCTTTGGCTGCGAGGCCTTCCCTTATCGATTTCAGCAGGTGTTGGTTTTATCGCTTTATCAGGGATCGCTGTTTTAAATGGCTTGGTAATGATTACGTTCATCAATAAACTAAGAGAACAAAAAAAATTATATTTAAAAGATGCTGTGTTACAAGGCTCGCTAGCCCGTCTTCGCCCCGTATTAATGACAGCTCTTGTTGCATCATTAGGATTTGTACCTATGGCATTAGCTACAGGTACTGGCTCCGAAGTGCAAAGACCTCTTGCTACGGTAGTAATTGGCGGTATTATCTCATCTACTTTTTTGACTTTGTTGGTATTACCGGGCTTGTATTTTATGTTGCATGAGCGGCACCAAAAAAATCGTCTTAAGAAAAAAGCTCAGAAAACTTAAGCATGAAAGGGATTGGTGCGCTCATTATCGGTCTTACTTGCTATCCATTATTTTGCCTGGGACTATCACTAATCTCTATGACATCAGTAGTTTTATTTCCATCACCAGCTTTTCTTAAATGATGAAATAATGTAGTTCGTCCTAGATGCATACTCAGGCTTTTTCTTGGTGATTTCTCTTCTTTTTGGGGTTGGATTTTAAGTGAATTTTGATATAAAAACTCTTCATTTGGGGCTGTGTAGTTTTCTAAAAATAAGGGTAAAGTGGTGCTGTGAGTTGCTTGCTCAAAATTAACTTGTACTTTAATTTCCATGAGCTTTTTCAGAACAACTCCTACCATTTCAGCACGAACCAACTCATTGTCATTGCCACTATTAGCAAAAGTGGTTTCGGTAAGGATATAACCTAAAAAGGGCAAGGTTGTGCGGTAAGCATTATAAATATCACGCATAAATTTAAAGTTTTTTTTGTTCGAAACAGCGTGGTTCACTTCATCAATAATACTTTGTTCGGTTGATGACATGGTGTTAAATACATTTGTTAATCTTGAGATTCCGATACTATTAAATACACTAGACAGCATCATTAAATGGTTTAAGTCAAGATAGTGCTCAGAATCTAATGGGCACAGGTGTTGAGCTAATTCAATGAGAAATTGCAAAGCATTTTGAATATTCTCAGCTGATTGAGTGAGAACTTTTTCACTAAAATAAGCACTTAGCTTATTAAACTGTTTAGTAAGCTCCGTAATGTGGGGCGCACTTTGCTGACGTTTCTCTTTAAGCCAGCCTTCATCCCTAAATTCAACAACTGATACACGCTGGTAAAATGCCATTGTTAAGCTCCTTAACTCATGTGCAATTAGTTTAACGTGCTCTATGCGCTTTTTGGGAGGAAGTGCTAATGCTTGATTTATCAAATCATCAAATGAATTATTGGTTGCAACCAGTTTCTGATAACTAAGTTGCTGTCTGATGATATAAAAATTATGAAGTACAGGTTGACTGGATATCATTGAGCTTAGCTGAAATGCTTTTTCCAGGTATTCATTAAATTGTTTCCCCATTTCTCCTAAATTTGATGTTGGATTCATATTACGAGAACTCAGAAAACGCAAATGCATGCCTAATAGAGGAGGAAGAGCAATGTGCTCAATAACATGGTAAAACAATAATTGTATTATTAAAAAGTTGGCGATTGATTTTTGAGCTAAGTCACAATCAGAGTATATAATTCTTAAGCCAATAAGTATCTCCATCAGTGAATAGGAGTTGAGAAGGCCTAAAATACGACGCGATAAAATGCCAAAGTCGAATTCTCGGGTTGAATTTGGCATTTCCTGCCCAGCCGTTAATAACCATAGTTTTTGTAGTAGTATTATATTTTGGTGTTTTTCAGTACTGATATTCAGCTCTCCCAGAGGAGGGGTTTCCACCAATAGCTGATTATTGACAAGGGAGTAAGCAAATAATTTAAGTAGGCTATTAAACTCATGTTGAATAAGTGAGTAGCGCTTATGGGCTATGGGATATAAAAAATTTATCGCTTTGGAAAGGATCAATCTTACTTGTTGAGCATCTAAATCAGCTTTATCAAAATCAATAATATTTTCTACGGAATGATGAAGACAGAATTGATTAAACTGTTCCTGTAATTTAATGGCTCTGGAAGTATGGCTATCTATTTTATAGGCGATAATCAAATCTTGTACCAAGTAAATCAATTGATCTGTAGTAACAATCTGATTATCGTGAGAGTTTTTGCCTGAATTCTCTTCGATGGTATCAGCAATGACTGCTCTTGGGGTAGAGGGGCATGGTTTCGAATTACTTGAGGAGGATGAGGCATTATCTATATGACTTCTGGAAGATAATAATGGGAACTCCTTCCATAACATTTCTTTTGTGCTTGAATTGGGGCTACGATAACGCAAATCCAACTGCTCGAGTGAGGCTAACTCGATGCAAAATAAAGCTTGATTTAGTTCTTTATTATCTACTGCAAGCCTCATAGGGGATTCGCCTTTCAGGTTTGGCAATGAGCGGTTAACCAGAGGACTTTTTACCAACATTTGTACAGCCCATGATTGATT contains:
- a CDS encoding RasGEF domain-containing protein, encoding MNEQAIKNLITSNDNEKNIAKTLIKWFNQDSSLLDITYLLDQNVFHFLMRKSKFYVIEKLLENETWRSKASHCDRSGHTVLHYAAKCDASCIRILALLMGYFPELLNKADNSGNTPIHTAVLHNQSWAVQMLVKSPLVNRSLPNLKGESPMRLAVDNKELNQALFCIELASLEQLDLRYRSPNSSTKEMLWKEFPLLSSRSHIDNASSSSSNSKPCPSTPRAVIADTIEENSGKNSHDNQIVTTDQLIYLVQDLIIAYKIDSHTSRAIKLQEQFNQFCLHHSVENIIDFDKADLDAQQVRLILSKAINFLYPIAHKRYSLIQHEFNSLLKLFAYSLVNNQLLVETPPLGELNISTEKHQNIILLQKLWLLTAGQEMPNSTREFDFGILSRRILGLLNSYSLMEILIGLRIIYSDCDLAQKSIANFLIIQLLFYHVIEHIALPPLLGMHLRFLSSRNMNPTSNLGEMGKQFNEYLEKAFQLSSMISSQPVLHNFYIIRQQLSYQKLVATNNSFDDLINQALALPPKKRIEHVKLIAHELRSLTMAFYQRVSVVEFRDEGWLKEKRQQSAPHITELTKQFNKLSAYFSEKVLTQSAENIQNALQFLIELAQHLCPLDSEHYLDLNHLMMLSSVFNSIGISRLTNVFNTMSSTEQSIIDEVNHAVSNKKNFKFMRDIYNAYRTTLPFLGYILTETTFANSGNDNELVRAEMVGVVLKKLMEIKVQVNFEQATHSTTLPLFLENYTAPNEEFLYQNSLKIQPQKEEKSPRKSLSMHLGRTTLFHHLRKAGDGNKTTDVIEISDSPRQNNG